One segment of Prinia subflava isolate CZ2003 ecotype Zambia chromosome 11, Cam_Psub_1.2, whole genome shotgun sequence DNA contains the following:
- the PXYLP1 gene encoding 2-phosphoxylose phosphatase 1, giving the protein MLFRNRFLFLLALAALLAFLSLSLQFLHLIPVNPVREDGLNPKSRKRIMPDLLTEPPAIDPLYEARVYCNVPSIAERSMEGHAPHYFKLVSVQVLIRHGDRYPLYAIPKTKRPDIDCMLVPSRKPSHPQLEAFMKHMSKGSAAQMDGSLSSLPHFPSHSLCEMGELTQTGVVQHLRNGQLLREIYINKHKLLPGDWTAKQLYLETTGKSRTLQSALALLYTFLPDFDWKKINIRHQWSTIFCSGSCDCPMRNHYLEEEQRRQYSLRVKNNNLEKIYVDMAKIVGIPTRQLRASNPIDSLLCYFCHNVSFPCTKAGCIGMEHFKVIKRHQLEDERERQEKKLYFLYALLATHPLLNQTVNRLQRIAEGKKEEVFVLYSAHDVTLSPVLSALGITEARFPRFAARLVFELWQDGKRPKEHFIRILYNGADVTFQTSFCKDHYKRSSKPMCPLEKFVNFVKRDMFLIFNSTSYYDACHRKAL; this is encoded by the exons TGCATTTAATCCCAGTGAACCCTGTCAGGGAGGATGGGTTGAACCCCAAGAGCCGGAAGAGGATAATGCCTGACCTGCTGACGGAGCCTCCTGCCATCGACCCCCTTTACGAAGCTCGCGTGTACTGCAACGTTCCCAGCATTGCTGAGCGCAGCATGGAAG GTCATGCCCCTCATTATTTTAAGCTGGTGTCAGTTCAAGTGCTGATTCGACACGGCGATCGGTATCCTCTGTACGCCATTCCCAAGACAAAGAGACCTGACATCGACTGTATGTTGGTGCCCAGCAG GAAACCGTCTCATCCTCAGCTTGAAGCCTTCATGAAGCATATGTCCAAAGGGTCTGCAGCCCAAATGGATGgctctctgagcagcctgcCTCACTtccccagccattccctgtgtgagATGGGAGAGCTTACACAGACAG GGGTTGTACAACATCTGCGGAACGGACAGCTGCTGCGAGAAATTTATATCAACAAACACAAACTGCTCCCTGGTGACTGGACAGCCAAGCAGCTCTACTTGGAGACCACGGGGAAAAGCCGAACCCTGCAGAGTGCACTGGCACTGCTCTACACCTTTCTGCCAGATTTTGACTGGAAGAAGATTAACATCAGGCACCAGTGGAGCACCATTTTCTGCTCGGGAAGCTGCGACTGTCCCATGAGAAACCACTACCTAGAAGAGGAGCAGCGCAGGCAGTACAGCTTACGGGTGAAAAACAACAATTTGGAGAAAATATATGTGGATATGGCAAAGATTGTGGGCATTCCCACCAGGCAGCTGAGGGCTTCTAACCCTATAGATTCTCTCTTGTGCTATTTCTGTCATAATGTCTCATTTCCATGTACTAAAGCTGGCTGCATTGGTATGGAACACTTCAAAGTAATCAAGAGACACCAGTTGGAGGATGAgagagaaaggcaggaaaagaaactttACTTCTTGTATGCACTATTAGCTACTCATCCTCTCCTCAACCAGACTGTCAATCGGCTGCAGCGCATCGCAGAAGGCAAGAAGGAAGAAGTGTTTGTTCTCTACTCTGCACATGATGTCACCTTGTCACCTGTTCTTAGTGCCTTGGGCATTACAGAGGCCAGATTTCCCAGATTTGCTGCCAGATTAGTTTTTGAGCTGTGGCAGGATGGGAAGAGGCCCAAAGAACACTTTATCCGCATCCTGTACAATGGTGCTGATGTCACATTCCAGACCTCGTTTTGCAAGGATCATTATAAACGTTCCAGCAAGCCAATGTGCCCACTAGAAAAATTTGTCAACTTTGTCAAGAGGGATATGTTCTTAATTTTTAACAGTACAAGCTACTATGATGCATGTCATAGGAAGGCACTgtag